The following proteins are encoded in a genomic region of Kiritimatiellia bacterium:
- a CDS encoding phosphopentomutase, translating into MKRAIVIVLDSVGIGAAPDAAEFGDAGANTLAHTAEAAGGLRLACFQQMGLGNIPALITPGDSIPGVPPAERPLASYGAMREISRGKDTTTGHWEIAGLELAGGFRLFAKENSFPPELIRAFEAETGRKVIGNKAASGTVIIEELGPQQLETGAWIVYTSADSVLQVAAHEEIIPLDELYRGCEIARRLGNKYRIGRVIARPYAGKPGGFRRTGGRRDYSFPPPEPTILDRLTAAGIRVTAVGKIEDIFAGRGITASFHTADNSLSQLKLQELVAEGTDGLIFANLIDFDMLYGHRRDPAGYAACLERTDLFLGDLIPKLGKRDLLIITADHGNDPAFSGTDHTREYVPLLVYRPGEKGRELGIREGFYDVARSLADYFGLPPSGRGTSFLLAV; encoded by the coding sequence ATGAAACGGGCCATAGTTATTGTTCTGGACTCCGTCGGCATCGGCGCGGCGCCGGACGCCGCTGAGTTCGGAGACGCCGGCGCGAACACGCTGGCGCACACGGCCGAAGCGGCCGGGGGTCTGCGTTTGGCATGTTTTCAACAAATGGGGCTGGGAAACATTCCCGCTTTAATAACGCCCGGGGATTCAATTCCCGGCGTTCCGCCGGCCGAAAGGCCGCTGGCCTCTTACGGCGCCATGCGGGAAATTTCAAGGGGCAAGGACACCACCACGGGGCATTGGGAAATTGCGGGCCTGGAACTGGCCGGGGGGTTTCGGTTGTTTGCGAAGGAAAATTCATTCCCGCCCGAATTGATCCGCGCCTTTGAGGCGGAAACGGGAAGAAAAGTCATCGGCAACAAGGCGGCAAGCGGGACGGTTATCATTGAAGAGCTTGGGCCGCAACAGCTTGAAACCGGGGCATGGATCGTCTATACCAGCGCCGATTCGGTTCTGCAGGTCGCGGCGCATGAGGAAATTATCCCGCTTGACGAACTATACCGCGGCTGTGAAATCGCGCGCCGGCTGGGAAATAAATATCGTATCGGGCGGGTCATCGCCCGGCCTTATGCTGGAAAACCGGGCGGGTTCCGGCGGACCGGCGGCCGCCGCGATTATTCTTTCCCGCCGCCCGAGCCGACAATCCTTGACCGCCTGACAGCCGCCGGCATCCGGGTTACGGCCGTGGGCAAAATTGAGGATATATTCGCCGGACGCGGAATCACCGCGTCATTCCATACCGCCGATAACTCCTTGTCCCAGCTAAAACTGCAAGAACTGGTCGCCGAGGGAACGGACGGGCTGATTTTCGCCAACCTGATTGATTTTGACATGCTTTACGGCCACCGCCGCGACCCGGCCGGATATGCGGCGTGTCTGGAACGGACCGATCTTTTCCTGGGGGACCTGATCCCCAAACTGGGCAAACGGGACCTTTTGATAATCACGGCCGATCATGGAAACGATCCCGCATTCAGCGGAACCGATCACACCCGGGAATACGTGCCGCTCCTGGTTTACCGTCCCGGAGAAAAAGGAAGAGAACTCGGCATTCGCGAAGGATTTTACGACGTGGCGCGGTCGCTGGCGGATTATTTCGGGCTGCCACCTTCAGGCCGCGGCACAAGTTTTTTACTTGCCGTATGA
- a CDS encoding protein kinase, which produces MHSIPVIEGYKILSRIGEGATSVVWKAHQLSLDRTVVIKVLSDNLSREPEDANLFLKEAQTAAKLKHSGIVQVYDFGQIKGDGRYFLVMEHVSGYTVGEWARRRGRLKEFDAVVIAHHVGEALKYAWDQARVIHCDIKPENLMIDADGTVKVMDLGLAHMVFSAGIVSAGSGENMVMGTPNYMSPEQASGNDNLDCRTDIYALGLTLYHVLTGVLPYGSGDALDILERQAREPLVNPQSSNPELSDGITRLILKMTEKNIAGRYQDWTGVLADLVVLLHKQREQSAAGAAQNRDEGKPGGRAAKSESAGADNTAGFNEGFKECPYCAEPIRKKAIYCRYCGKDIRKPQPKHGAAAHTSVKLRLKPVAMPVPARTESSKKPQVKTGRKCSHWAGNLRMMISLLLLAFLAYYWYNKVRYKRDVVTPLKSQFMREVGGPAKIAAAKMIKKVKGFLDENFEDLEEDNSYGK; this is translated from the coding sequence ATGCATTCAATTCCGGTCATAGAAGGCTATAAAATCCTCTCCAGGATCGGCGAAGGGGCCACCTCGGTCGTCTGGAAGGCGCACCAGCTTTCGCTGGACCGCACGGTGGTGATCAAGGTTCTCTCCGATAATTTGTCGCGGGAACCCGAAGACGCAAATCTTTTTTTAAAGGAAGCGCAGACTGCCGCAAAACTCAAGCACAGCGGTATTGTGCAGGTTTATGATTTCGGACAGATCAAGGGCGACGGCCGGTATTTCCTGGTCATGGAGCACGTCTCCGGCTATACGGTCGGCGAATGGGCGCGGCGGCGCGGCCGGCTCAAGGAGTTTGACGCGGTTGTGATCGCCCATCACGTCGGCGAGGCCCTCAAATACGCCTGGGACCAGGCGCGTGTCATTCACTGCGATATCAAGCCCGAAAATCTGATGATAGACGCCGATGGCACCGTCAAGGTTATGGACCTCGGTTTGGCCCACATGGTTTTTTCTGCCGGTATTGTTTCCGCCGGTTCGGGGGAAAACATGGTCATGGGCACGCCGAATTACATGTCGCCGGAACAGGCCTCCGGAAACGACAATCTGGACTGCCGGACCGACATTTATGCGCTCGGCCTTACGCTCTATCATGTTCTTACCGGCGTGCTGCCCTATGGCAGCGGCGACGCGCTTGATATTCTTGAAAGACAGGCCCGGGAGCCTCTGGTGAACCCGCAGTCCTCCAATCCCGAATTGTCGGATGGTATCACCCGCTTGATCTTGAAAATGACGGAAAAAAATATTGCCGGGCGTTACCAGGATTGGACGGGAGTGTTGGCCGACCTGGTCGTCTTGCTGCATAAACAACGGGAGCAATCCGCGGCCGGGGCGGCTCAAAACAGGGACGAAGGCAAGCCCGGCGGGCGCGCCGCTAAAAGCGAAAGCGCCGGGGCGGACAATACCGCCGGTTTTAACGAGGGCTTCAAAGAATGCCCGTACTGCGCCGAGCCTATCCGAAAAAAAGCCATTTACTGCCGCTATTGCGGTAAAGACATTAGAAAACCGCAGCCAAAGCACGGCGCGGCGGCGCATACCTCGGTGAAACTGCGTTTGAAACCGGTGGCCATGCCGGTTCCGGCGCGCACCGAAAGCTCAAAAAAGCCGCAGGTGAAGACCGGACGCAAGTGTTCCCATTGGGCCGGAAATCTGCGAATGATGATTTCTTTGCTGCTCCTTGCCTTCCTGGCCTATTACTGGTATAATAAAGTGCGGTATAAACGCGATGTTGTTACGCCCTTGAAGTCGCAATTCATGCGTGAAGTAGGCGGCCCGGCTAAAATTGCCGCCGCAAAGATGATAAAAAAAGTCAAGGGCTTCCTGGACGAGAATTTTGAAGACCTTGAAGAAGACAACTCATACGGCAAGTAA
- a CDS encoding PGPGW domain-containing protein, producing the protein MLILILGGTVLLFGLVLIFLPGPSCIVIPAGLAILALEFSWARNLLKKTQKIMGGGISQWAFWKGRGKNPQDKLPDLNADSKIP; encoded by the coding sequence ATGTTGATTCTCATTCTGGGCGGAACGGTGCTGCTCTTCGGGCTTGTTTTGATTTTTCTGCCGGGGCCATCCTGTATCGTGATCCCGGCGGGGCTTGCCATTCTGGCGCTTGAATTCTCATGGGCGCGGAATCTTCTGAAAAAAACCCAAAAGATCATGGGGGGCGGCATTTCCCAATGGGCCTTCTGGAAAGGCCGGGGTAAAAATCCACAAGACAAACTTCCGGATTTGAACGCCGATTCCAAAATTCCTTGA
- a CDS encoding radical SAM protein — MEQTANKKIANRKNRFTSGSRPRILLCSVFGPYGVNDEYGRADNKMELYHNQVTRLQGPASLRFQHRSFGLYFIAANIRADTTVLDFPSRGRFIREIRKKYDIVGISFITPNFAKAREMGRLVRLYAPKSAIIIGGHGAAIEGVEKLIDCDFVARGEGIRWLREFLGENPKAPIAHPVLPCSERGRIFGIPIPGALPSVLVPGLGCVNGCHFCCTSHFFEKAYVPFFRTGKEIFKQADRIARTRGTNEFFVMDENFLKDAGRATELLVEMEKHRRWFNFYISSSAEAITAFGPDKMARLGVCFVWIGFESRNTETLFTKNSGIDAAQLVRELRDRGISVLGSTMLCMEHHTPDNITADIDFAVALQTDFVQFMLYTGMPVTKLYEDLKARGLLKAGLPYEEWHGQNMLNWNHAAFPDGAAKRWLDFAFRRDYEVNSCSLYRMTDTALRGYRRLAAMASRDECLNERMRQLGRRARFYSHLLPVIARHAVNAGERQRARALDAEQLRLLGPLRPMEKILRISAQALALRWDLRLRWFGDGIQPATITTRYRAPRENPSAKGAA, encoded by the coding sequence ATGGAACAGACGGCAAACAAGAAAATCGCTAACCGGAAAAACCGGTTTACCTCCGGTTCCCGGCCGCGCATTCTGCTCTGCAGCGTTTTCGGGCCGTACGGCGTCAATGACGAGTATGGCCGCGCCGACAACAAAATGGAGCTTTACCACAACCAGGTTACCCGGCTGCAGGGTCCGGCCTCCCTGCGATTCCAGCACCGGTCGTTCGGGTTGTATTTCATTGCGGCCAATATCCGCGCCGATACAACCGTGCTTGATTTTCCCTCCCGCGGGCGTTTCATCCGCGAAATCCGGAAAAAATACGATATTGTCGGCATATCGTTCATCACCCCAAATTTTGCAAAGGCGCGCGAGATGGGCCGGCTGGTCCGGCTTTACGCGCCTAAATCCGCGATCATCATCGGCGGACACGGCGCCGCGATAGAGGGCGTGGAAAAATTGATTGACTGCGACTTCGTGGCCCGCGGCGAGGGCATCCGCTGGCTGCGCGAATTTCTCGGGGAAAACCCGAAAGCGCCGATCGCGCATCCCGTCCTGCCCTGCAGCGAGCGCGGCCGGATTTTCGGCATTCCCATCCCCGGCGCGCTGCCGAGCGTCCTGGTGCCCGGCCTGGGTTGTGTCAACGGCTGTCATTTCTGCTGCACTTCCCATTTTTTTGAAAAGGCTTACGTTCCTTTTTTCCGCACGGGCAAGGAAATTTTTAAGCAGGCCGACCGGATCGCGAGAACGCGCGGCACGAATGAATTTTTCGTCATGGATGAAAATTTTCTCAAGGATGCCGGCCGCGCAACTGAACTGCTGGTTGAGATGGAAAAACACCGCCGCTGGTTCAATTTTTACATATCGTCCTCCGCCGAGGCCATCACGGCGTTCGGTCCGGACAAGATGGCGCGGCTCGGCGTATGCTTTGTCTGGATCGGATTTGAATCGCGAAACACCGAAACGCTTTTCACCAAGAATTCCGGGATTGACGCCGCGCAACTGGTGCGCGAACTGCGCGATCGCGGCATCTCCGTCCTGGGCTCAACGATGCTCTGCATGGAACACCATACGCCCGACAACATCACCGCGGACATTGATTTTGCCGTCGCCCTCCAGACGGATTTTGTCCAGTTCATGCTCTATACCGGCATGCCCGTGACAAAACTCTACGAGGACCTCAAGGCGCGCGGGTTGTTGAAGGCCGGTTTGCCCTACGAGGAATGGCACGGACAGAACATGTTGAACTGGAACCATGCGGCGTTTCCGGACGGGGCGGCAAAGCGCTGGCTGGACTTCGCTTTCCGCCGCGATTATGAGGTTAACTCCTGTTCCCTTTATCGCATGACCGACACGGCCCTGCGCGGATATCGCCGGTTGGCGGCGATGGCATCAAGGGACGAGTGTCTTAACGAGCGCATGCGCCAGCTCGGCCGGCGCGCGCGGTTTTACTCGCACCTGCTCCCGGTCATCGCGCGGCACGCGGTGAACGCCGGCGAGCGGCAGCGGGCCAGAGCGCTGGACGCGGAACAGCTTCGGCTTCTGGGCCCCTTGCGGCCCATGGAAAAGATTTTACGCATCAGCGCGCAGGCGCTCGCCTTGCGCTGGGACCTCCGCCTGCGCTGGTTCGGCGACGGCATTCAGCCGGCGACGATCACCACGCGCTACCGCGCGCCCCGTGAAAACCCCTCTGCCAAAGGGGCGGCGTAG
- a CDS encoding lactonase family protein has protein sequence MQTVSALPLANNCAFDYSAAVGLKGFFSFCAFALFGSAVSARAAEPACFVYIGTYTKGSSQGIYAARFDPSTGALSKPELAAKSENPSFVAFHPSRPCLYAVGTVFQPGGKRAGIVSAFKTDAATGQLALLNQVSSRGTGPCHLVVDATGRYVLLANYNSGSAAVIAIKEDGSLGESTGFVQHSGSGPCGRRQEEPHAHSINLSADNRFAFVADLGLDKVFIYKFDRARGTLAPNDVPFAAVPPGSGPRHFAFHPDNKRAYVINEMGSTITAFNFDADAGALETIETVSSLPAGFRNKNTTAEIQVHPSGKFAYGSNRGHDSIAVFSVDKSTGRLALLEHASSRGKTPRGFSLDPGGRWLIAANQDSNNILVYEIDPATGRLSFTGQEYEVGTPVCVKFMAAK, from the coding sequence ATGCAGACTGTTTCCGCTTTGCCTCTCGCAAACAACTGCGCGTTTGATTATTCGGCCGCGGTTGGCCTGAAGGGGTTTTTCTCTTTCTGCGCATTTGCGCTGTTCGGTTCCGCAGTTTCCGCGCGCGCGGCCGAACCAGCCTGTTTCGTATATATCGGAACATATACGAAGGGATCAAGCCAGGGCATTTATGCGGCCCGCTTTGATCCATCCACCGGCGCGCTGTCAAAACCGGAGCTTGCCGCCAAATCTGAAAATCCCTCTTTTGTCGCCTTTCATCCGTCCCGCCCCTGTCTTTACGCCGTGGGAACGGTTTTCCAACCCGGCGGAAAGAGGGCGGGGATCGTCAGCGCCTTCAAAACAGACGCGGCCACCGGCCAACTGGCGTTGTTGAACCAGGTGTCCTCAAGGGGGACCGGCCCCTGCCACCTGGTCGTGGATGCAACCGGCAGATATGTCCTGCTGGCCAATTACAACAGCGGCAGCGCCGCTGTAATCGCAATTAAAGAGGACGGCAGCCTCGGGGAATCAACCGGCTTTGTACAGCATTCGGGGTCCGGCCCCTGCGGCCGCCGCCAGGAAGAACCGCACGCCCACTCCATAAACCTTTCGGCCGACAACCGTTTTGCCTTTGTCGCCGATCTCGGCCTGGATAAAGTTTTTATATATAAATTTGACCGGGCCAGGGGAACCCTCGCGCCGAACGATGTCCCGTTTGCCGCCGTGCCGCCCGGCAGCGGCCCCCGGCATTTTGCGTTTCATCCCGATAATAAGCGCGCTTATGTCATCAACGAGATGGGCAGCACGATCACCGCCTTCAATTTTGACGCCGACGCCGGCGCGCTGGAAACGATAGAGACCGTTTCTTCGCTTCCGGCCGGTTTCCGGAACAAGAACACCACCGCCGAAATACAGGTGCATCCTTCCGGTAAATTCGCCTACGGCTCCAATCGCGGACATGACAGCATTGCCGTTTTCAGTGTTGATAAATCCACGGGCCGGCTGGCGCTCCTGGAACATGCTTCGTCAAGAGGCAAAACGCCGCGCGGCTTCAGCCTTGATCCCGGCGGCCGCTGGCTGATTGCCGCCAACCAGGACAGTAACAATATCCTTGTCTACGAAATTGATCCGGCGACGGGCCGGCTCTCCTTCACGGGGCAGGAATACGAGGTGGGCACGCCGGTCTGCGTGAAATTTATGGCAGCGAAATAA
- a CDS encoding LacI family DNA-binding transcriptional regulator — MKKTVNALIARPIFPANSGVFGERLHNPPGFRPGGFALAGESNTAQKIVMVKPAFVQKHGNNIKRRCNRGEVAARAGVSSATVSRAFNLPGSVSREKLRRVLRIAKELDYFPDRNASALRRRGTGTILLAMPRRHVNPGDVNSVYGWSYTRAIQSVQDVLDPTLFRLQLAGLRPGCSLKKILEKYPCEGVIVGHDLVTPALARFLKKTGLPHVCCARTGCYSGLNVCYIDEFEGGRLAARIFRERKLARPAHITWHAKRPGVCRIRWEGYRAGWEGRNVILQDGEPNIQGGYKSAMALAPRINAGEIDCIFVVNDLTAVGVIYALLEKRIRIPADVALLGYDNLPFIHTLPVKLATLDISFGRLYARAAECLLMGLREPVSILERIIPVFVPGDSL, encoded by the coding sequence TTGAAAAAAACAGTTAACGCCTTGATCGCACGGCCGATTTTTCCGGCAAACTCCGGCGTTTTCGGGGAACGGCTTCATAACCCACCGGGTTTCCGTCCGGGCGGATTCGCGCTGGCGGGAGAATCAAATACGGCGCAAAAAATAGTCATGGTCAAGCCGGCGTTTGTGCAAAAGCACGGTAACAACATAAAAAGGCGGTGTAATCGCGGCGAAGTCGCGGCCCGGGCCGGCGTCAGCTCGGCGACCGTTTCGCGTGCCTTCAATCTGCCCGGGAGCGTTTCAAGAGAAAAACTGCGGCGTGTGCTTCGGATCGCAAAGGAACTGGATTATTTTCCTGACCGCAACGCAAGCGCCCTGCGGCGCAGGGGGACCGGAACGATTTTGCTGGCCATGCCGCGGCGCCATGTTAATCCCGGCGACGTCAACAGCGTCTACGGCTGGTCATATACCAGGGCCATCCAGAGCGTCCAGGATGTGCTTGATCCCACGCTTTTCCGATTGCAGCTGGCCGGCCTGCGGCCGGGCTGCAGCTTAAAAAAAATACTTGAGAAATATCCATGCGAAGGAGTGATTGTCGGCCACGACCTTGTCACTCCGGCGCTGGCGCGTTTCCTGAAAAAAACCGGTTTACCGCACGTGTGTTGCGCCAGGACGGGCTGTTATTCCGGCCTCAATGTCTGTTATATTGATGAATTTGAGGGCGGCCGGCTCGCCGCCCGGATTTTTCGGGAGCGGAAACTGGCCCGGCCGGCGCATATTACCTGGCACGCGAAAAGGCCCGGGGTTTGCCGGATACGCTGGGAGGGATATCGCGCCGGGTGGGAAGGCCGTAATGTCATATTGCAGGATGGCGAGCCGAATATTCAGGGCGGGTACAAGTCGGCCATGGCTCTGGCGCCGCGGATAAATGCCGGTGAAATTGATTGTATTTTCGTGGTCAACGACTTGACGGCGGTAGGGGTGATTTATGCCCTGCTGGAAAAACGGATTCGTATTCCCGCGGATGTGGCGCTGCTGGGATATGATAATCTTCCTTTCATTCATACTCTGCCGGTGAAATTGGCGACGCTGGATATTTCCTTCGGGCGGCTCTATGCCAGAGCCGCCGAGTGCCTGCTCATGGGCTTGCGCGAGCCAGTCTCCATCCTGGAAAGAATTATACCGGTTTTTGTTCCGGGCGATTCTCTTTGA